A stretch of DNA from Dethiosulfovibrio salsuginis:
TTTTTTGCAGGGCCCCTTATAGCTAAGAATGCTCTAGGGGTTTGTGTGATATCTACCCCGAGAGGATGAAAACGATGCTTTCCGTTATCATAGCGACCTATAATCAAGAAAACTATGTCCTCGATACTCTGAATAGTATGCTGAAGTCCGATGTCCATGATGTGGAGCTGATAGTAACCGACGACTGCTCTACAGACCGAACTCCTGAGGTTGTCGAGGCTTGGATAGATAAAAACGGTCACCGATTCGCCAACGCAAAACTAGTCAAAGGCTCGAAGAATGTGGGTATCGTCGGGAATCACAGAAAGGGTATCGCAGCATCGAAAGGATCTCTCCTCAAGGGTTTGGCTGGCGACGACTGGTTCCTTCCAGGAGCCATTGATGTCATAAAGAAATACGATGGTATAAAAAACACGATTTTCTGTTCTGATGTTGTTGAGGTTAATGAGCTAACTGATAAAAAAAGGATTAGGAAAAACGACCAGCGGCTTTTTATGCCAATGACTAGCAGTGAGAGGGCCAATCTTTTAGCTGGTGTAGGTTGCATGATCCTAGCTCCAGGAGCTTTTTACTCAAGGGATGTGTGGGAAGACTCGGCGGATCTTCTTTGCGGAATAAAACACATAGAAGACTACTATCTATGGTTTTGCTCTGCAAAAAAAGGAAAACAATTCGTGGAAGTGGGGTTCTCTTCAGTTTGCTATAGGGTTCATGGTAATAATATATGTGCACCTAAGTTTAAAAAATTGTCTATAACACAAAGGGATTTCTTAAAAGATGAGATGGTCGTAAATATACAGATATCAAGAGATGCTGAGGTGTCTCTTCTTGCCAAATATAGTGCTATGGTGCGATTTGTATCAGGTTTTGTATTTTCAAAAAGCTACGACTATGTGGGGAGAAGCGTTGCTATGTGGCTATTGAGGGTAATTCGTTTAGCAGATCCCATATACTTCAAAAATGCGATAATCAAAGTTGGAGAGCGCATTTTGAATCTATGAAGTGGGCCTGACAAGGGAGAAACTTGCTCAAGTTTTCCTTTGCTGCGGAGGAGTGCCCATGGAGAAAGGACCAATAGCTTCCCTTGGAAGTGTGATACTCTAAAAGAGGCCCACTTTAGGGTTCTTTGATAGCCGAAAAAGGGTAAGCGTCAAAGCTAGCAGCGATGGCTGTCAAGACACATGTCGCGTTTCTTGAGTTTCCGCTGCGCATTCGGAAGCCATCCTATCCTGGTTATCGGGATTTAGAAAAACGATATCAGGCAGGGAAAGATCTCGAATCTCTCGGGCTCCCCATCTTTCCGGGTTTTTGCTTTTTGCTCGCTCAAAGACCTCTCGTCTTTGAGCGAGGATATGATTAGCTTCTTTTCGATGGCGTTGCCCCGGTGTCACAAACCGTAGGGCTCTGTGGCGATGAATCTCGTTGTACCAGTAGACGAAGGATTGAATCCATTCTCTAGCTTCCTGTAGGCTTCCAAAGCCTTGGGAAGGGAAGGCTGGACGGTATTTCAACGTTCTAAACAAAGACTCGGAGTAGGCATTATCGTTGCTTACCCGTGGTCTACTGTAGGAGCTGGTGATTCCCAGTTTTTCCAACGTAGCCTTGAAGGTCGCTGCTTTCATCGGGCTCCCGTTGTCCGAGTGAAGAACA
This window harbors:
- a CDS encoding glycosyltransferase family 2 protein produces the protein MLSVIIATYNQENYVLDTLNSMLKSDVHDVELIVTDDCSTDRTPEVVEAWIDKNGHRFANAKLVKGSKNVGIVGNHRKGIAASKGSLLKGLAGDDWFLPGAIDVIKKYDGIKNTIFCSDVVEVNELTDKKRIRKNDQRLFMPMTSSERANLLAGVGCMILAPGAFYSRDVWEDSADLLCGIKHIEDYYLWFCSAKKGKQFVEVGFSSVCYRVHGNNICAPKFKKLSITQRDFLKDEMVVNIQISRDAEVSLLAKYSAMVRFVSGFVFSKSYDYVGRSVAMWLLRVIRLADPIYFKNAIIKVGERILNL